Below is a genomic region from Pirellulales bacterium.
CCGTGATCGGCTCGCCGTACAGGAACACACCCGACAGCGGAGCCGTGCCCCCTTTGGCCGCGGCGCCTAGCGATTTTTCGTAGATCGTGGTCAGGCCGCCATCCTTGTTGCCGGGCGAGGGGTTGTTGTCCAACTTCGCACCGAATGCCCCGGTGTAACGCTCCCACCAGTGAATGCGCTCGATCAGCTTTTCGCCGATCGCGCGGGTGCGGGCTCGCCGTGTAAGTAGGTGTTCGGCGCCATAGATCTCGGGCGTCTCGGTCAGGATCGACGTCCCTCCCGCCGCCACCAGCATGTCGCTGGCCACGCCCAGGGCCGGATTGGCCGTGATGCCGGAATTGCCATCCGACCCGCCGCAGTTCAGCCCGAGGATGATCTCGCTGGCAGGTATCGCCTCGCGGCGGACGTCATTCACCTGCGGAAGCATCTTGGCGATCTGGTTCTGCGCCGCTTCCAGCGTTTTGGTCGTGCCGCCGCAATCCTGCAAATTGAAAATCGGCGGCAGCTTGCGCGGCTGTGCCCCCAGTTGCACCAACCCGCCGTTTTCGACCAGGTACGACATGGCGCCTGTCTCGCAGCCCAAGCCGATCAACAGGTAACCGCCAATGTTGGGATGCTTGGCGAACCCGGCCAGCACGCGATTGAGCTGATCGTGATCTTCGCCGCCATATTGCAGGCCGCAGCCCCCTTTGTGCGTCAGCGGTAAAATACCGTCGACGTTTGGGTAACGGGCCAACAACTCGCGATCGAAACGCTGGGCGATGTACTTGCTCACCGAGGCCGAGCAATTCACCGTCGAGATCACTGCCAGGTAGTTACGCGTGCCGACGCGGCCATCGGCCCGGCGGTAGCCCTGGAAGGTGCGCCCCTCGATCGGCCGTGGGTCGGCCGGAACCTCGGTGGCGTACTGATAGTCGCGGCTGAATTCGCCGGCCGTCATATTGTGCGTGTGAACCCAATCTCCCGCGTCGATCGCGACCGTGGCAAATCCAATCGTCTGACCATAGCGGGTCACACGCTGTCCCTTGGGAATCGATGCCAGCGCGATCTTGTGCCCCATGCGCACCTGGCCAGAAAGCGAAACCGTCGTGCGGCCCGCCGTGACTTCGGACCCCAGGTCCAAGTCCCGGGCGGCGACGCAGACATTGTCCTCGGGATGGACCAGTACAACGTCGACGGTCGTGGCAACGGTGGCCATGAGCGCGGGTGTCCTCAATTCT
It encodes:
- a CDS encoding altronate dehydratase family protein, with protein sequence ELRTPALMATVATTVDVVLVHPEDNVCVAARDLDLGSEVTAGRTTVSLSGQVRMGHKIALASIPKGQRVTRYGQTIGFATVAIDAGDWVHTHNMTAGEFSRDYQYATEVPADPRPIEGRTFQGYRRADGRVGTRNYLAVISTVNCSASVSKYIAQRFDRELLARYPNVDGILPLTHKGGCGLQYGGEDHDQLNRVLAGFAKHPNIGGYLLIGLGCETGAMSYLVENGGLVQLGAQPRKLPPIFNLQDCGGTTKTLEAAQNQIAKMLPQVNDVRREAIPASEIILGLNCGGSDGNSGITANPALGVASDMLVAAGGTSILTETPEIYGAEHLLTRRARTRAIGEKLIERIHWWERYTGAFGAKLDNNPSPGNKDGGLTTIYEKSLGAAAKGGTAPLSGVFLYGEPITARGFVFMDSPGYDPASVTGLVASGANVVCFTTGRGSCYGCKPTPSIKIATNTPMYERMIDDMDIDAGRVLTGTPVEEVGREIFEFILEVASGRKTKSEQHGIGEEEFVPWSIGPTL